The Devosia sp. SD17-2 genome includes a region encoding these proteins:
- a CDS encoding ABC transporter permease subunit — protein MLSYAFRRVLSAIPIALIAVTVCFFILRLAPGGPFDGERALPPTVLANLRAHYNLDQPLVVQYFIYIGRLLQGDLGPSMVIDGFNVSDLIRIGFPFTLTMALSAFVIATTIGIIAGMVAAVNQNKWPDYVLVLAVMLGVVVPNFLMAALLQLWFGVYLRWLPAGGWVNGSIWHLVLPVTVLAWPHAARISRLMRGSMIEVLGTNYVRTARSKGLGERLVMARHAIKPALLPVVSYLGPGLSYLLTGSLAVEQIFGLPGIGKYFVQAALNRDYGIVLGTTILYMFIILALNLIVDLVYAWLDPKVRYH, from the coding sequence ATGCTATCCTACGCCTTCCGGCGCGTGCTTTCGGCGATCCCGATCGCGCTGATCGCCGTGACAGTCTGTTTTTTCATCCTGCGTCTGGCGCCGGGTGGACCGTTCGACGGTGAACGTGCCCTGCCGCCGACCGTGCTGGCCAATCTGCGCGCCCACTACAATCTCGACCAGCCGCTGGTCGTTCAGTATTTCATCTATATCGGACGGCTTCTGCAGGGTGATCTCGGCCCGTCCATGGTGATCGACGGCTTCAACGTCTCCGACCTCATCCGCATCGGCTTCCCCTTCACCCTGACCATGGCGCTCAGCGCCTTCGTGATCGCGACCACCATCGGCATCATCGCCGGCATGGTTGCGGCGGTGAACCAGAACAAATGGCCCGACTATGTGCTCGTGCTGGCCGTGATGCTGGGCGTGGTGGTGCCGAACTTCCTCATGGCCGCACTGCTGCAGCTCTGGTTTGGCGTTTATCTGCGCTGGCTGCCGGCCGGGGGCTGGGTCAATGGCTCGATCTGGCATCTGGTGTTGCCCGTTACTGTTCTCGCCTGGCCCCATGCCGCGCGCATCAGCCGGCTCATGCGCGGCTCGATGATCGAAGTGCTCGGCACCAATTATGTGCGGACCGCCCGTTCCAAGGGCCTTGGCGAACGTCTCGTCATGGCGCGCCACGCCATCAAGCCGGCGCTGTTGCCGGTCGTCTCCTATCTCGGGCCAGGCCTGTCCTATCTGCTCACTGGCTCGCTCGCCGTCGAACAGATTTTCGGCCTCCCCGGCATCGGCAAATATTTCGTCCAGGCCGCGCTCAACCGCGACTATGGCATCGTTCTGGGAACGACCATCCTCTACATGTTCATCATTCTTGCGCTTAATCTGATCGTCGACCTCGTCTATGCCTGGCTCGATCCCAAGGTGAGGTATCACTGA
- a CDS encoding exopolysaccharide biosynthesis protein, protein MADAQQGTLTNLIDKVDEHARAGDGISIGLIQEIVGPRAAGPLLLIPALIVISPLSIIPGIPTLTGIHTVLVAGQIALGRKTMWLPKWLTERSIPGRHVEKLLKFLKPVGRVADTIIKPRARVLVAPPLRRAGAVICVLVGMIMPLLEFVPFTSTWAAAVIAVYAMAITAKDGFLALAWVGLVAAALSILLMLLV, encoded by the coding sequence ATGGCCGACGCGCAGCAAGGCACGCTCACAAATCTGATCGACAAGGTGGACGAACATGCCCGGGCCGGGGATGGGATCTCCATCGGCCTCATCCAGGAGATCGTCGGACCGCGGGCCGCCGGGCCCCTGCTGCTCATTCCCGCGCTCATCGTCATCTCGCCGCTCAGCATTATTCCGGGCATCCCAACCCTCACCGGTATTCATACGGTGCTGGTGGCCGGCCAGATTGCGCTCGGGCGCAAGACAATGTGGCTGCCCAAATGGCTCACGGAGAGGAGTATTCCCGGCCGGCACGTGGAAAAGCTGCTCAAATTCCTCAAGCCGGTGGGCCGGGTGGCGGACACGATCATCAAGCCGCGCGCCCGGGTGCTGGTGGCGCCGCCTCTGCGCCGGGCAGGGGCCGTCATCTGCGTCCTCGTCGGGATGATCATGCCGCTCCTCGAATTCGTGCCCTTCACCTCGACCTGGGCGGCAGCGGTGATTGCGGTCTATGCCATGGCGATCACGGCCAAGGATGGGTTCCTCGCGCTGGCGTGGGTGGGACTGGTCGCGGCGGCCCTCTCTATCCTCCTGATGCTTCTCGTTTAA
- a CDS encoding histidine kinase dimerization/phosphoacceptor domain -containing protein, which translates to MALKRSWREISAVRLAVGLMVFVLVLFLGILAYFVTDGVQRTNDRLREQSSAASQVLATNAYWISEVANQTLRRVDTATGPTLSGSAADIEAVLQGLPSATEVYVIDNQANTVFSTVPGATGVDIGDREYYTAVRDGAPFYTSPLLVSRITDDIIFVFSKRVVRNGEFAGAIMVSFSGALLGDFFRTLELEPGSTLSLIRDDGQLMARYPPTTGNVDFSDRPLFTHHLKQSGIGTFDSADSLIDGVPRVVSYRRVEDSRIIAVAAVATSQVWGMLLEMLSTLLVVVSPVLFGLMLISWWILRLLVRDADRAKELEASVELNTMLFREIHHRVKNNLASVQALVRMQNIPDTAKRDLQSRFAAMAAMHEHIYQHDRYEDIDAHDFIPPVVDQVKMAYGTDTRLIYDLDHVMVDRDHATPLALLLSELATNAFKYAYADDQAGTLSVTLRQRGDGRAILTVRDDGAGMEPQEGSNSMGMRLIRGVVGQMGGEYSYHNDNGVVFEAELALSAAGRQTVTAPEADPVPH; encoded by the coding sequence GTGGCGTTGAAGCGTAGCTGGAGAGAGATCTCGGCCGTCCGGCTGGCCGTCGGCCTTATGGTCTTTGTCCTTGTGCTGTTCCTCGGAATTCTGGCCTATTTCGTCACCGACGGTGTGCAGCGGACCAATGACCGCCTGCGAGAGCAATCAAGCGCGGCCTCACAGGTTCTGGCCACTAATGCCTATTGGATTTCCGAGGTGGCCAACCAGACCCTGCGCCGGGTCGATACCGCCACCGGCCCCACGCTTTCGGGCAGCGCCGCAGACATCGAGGCGGTTCTGCAGGGCCTGCCCAGCGCGACGGAAGTCTATGTCATCGACAACCAGGCCAATACGGTGTTCTCGACAGTGCCGGGCGCCACCGGTGTCGATATCGGGGACCGGGAATATTACACCGCGGTGCGCGATGGGGCGCCGTTTTACACCTCGCCGCTGCTGGTCAGCCGGATCACCGACGACATTATCTTCGTGTTCAGCAAGCGGGTGGTGCGCAATGGCGAATTTGCCGGAGCCATCATGGTGTCGTTCTCGGGCGCGCTGCTGGGCGACTTTTTCCGGACGCTGGAGCTCGAGCCGGGCTCCACCCTCAGCCTGATCCGCGACGACGGGCAGCTGATGGCCCGCTATCCGCCCACGACAGGAAATGTGGACTTCAGCGATCGACCGCTGTTTACGCACCATCTCAAGCAAAGCGGCATCGGCACCTTCGACTCCGCGGACTCGTTGATCGACGGCGTCCCCCGCGTGGTGAGCTATCGCCGGGTCGAGGACAGCCGCATTATTGCGGTGGCCGCCGTCGCGACCTCCCAGGTCTGGGGGATGCTGCTCGAAATGCTCTCCACCCTGCTCGTGGTGGTGTCTCCCGTGCTCTTCGGGCTCATGCTCATTTCCTGGTGGATCCTGCGGCTTCTGGTGCGGGATGCCGACCGGGCCAAGGAGCTCGAGGCCTCGGTTGAGCTCAACACCATGCTGTTCCGGGAAATCCACCACCGGGTGAAAAACAATCTCGCCTCGGTGCAGGCGCTGGTGCGGATGCAGAATATTCCCGACACCGCAAAGCGGGACCTGCAGAGCCGCTTCGCCGCCATGGCCGCCATGCATGAACATATCTACCAGCACGACCGCTACGAGGACATCGACGCCCATGACTTCATCCCGCCCGTGGTCGATCAGGTGAAGATGGCCTATGGCACGGACACGCGGCTCATCTACGATCTCGACCACGTCATGGTAGACCGCGACCACGCCACGCCGCTGGCGCTATTGCTCAGCGAGCTTGCAACCAATGCCTTCAAATATGCCTATGCCGACGACCAGGCAGGCACGCTATCGGTGACGCTGCGCCAGCGCGGCGATGGCCGGGCGATCCTCACCGTGCGGGACGACGGCGCGGGCATGGAGCCGCAGGAAGGTTCCAACAGCATGGGCATGCGGCTGATCCGCGGCGTCGTCGGGCAGATGGGCGGCGAATACAGCTATCACAATGACAATGGCGTGGTGTTCGAGGCAGAGCTGGCCCTCTCCGCCGCTGGCCGCCAGACGGTCACCGCCCCAGAAGCAGATCCCGTGCCTCATTGA
- a CDS encoding ABC transporter ATP-binding protein, with the protein MTKVLDVQDLGVTFALHESEVHAVNNLNFSLEAGETLAVVGESGSGKSQAFLSIMGLLAKNGRTSGKAMLGDVNLVGMEKARLDKIRGKDIAMIFQDPMTSLNPSLKVKTQLAEVLVKHRGFDKSRAVTTAVEMLERVGIPEPAKRANAYPHEMSGGMRQRVMIAMALLCQPKILIADEPTTALDVTVQAQMLDLFKTLTDDFGTSLVIITHDLGVVAGVADRMMVMYGGRAVEKGTVDDLFYDPRHPYTLGLLHSTPHIAKRAERLDPIQGLPPSLENLPKGCSFNPRCAFCFDRCLEERPPLAPTADGREKACFYEGPLKYGEVA; encoded by the coding sequence ATGACCAAAGTTCTTGACGTTCAGGACCTCGGCGTCACCTTCGCCCTCCACGAGAGCGAGGTGCACGCGGTCAACAATCTCAACTTCTCCCTCGAGGCGGGCGAAACGCTCGCTGTCGTCGGGGAATCGGGGTCTGGCAAGAGCCAGGCCTTCCTCTCCATCATGGGCCTTCTGGCCAAGAACGGCCGCACCAGCGGCAAGGCCATGCTCGGCGACGTCAACCTCGTCGGCATGGAGAAGGCCAGGCTCGACAAGATCCGTGGCAAGGACATTGCCATGATCTTCCAGGACCCGATGACCTCGCTCAATCCGAGCCTCAAGGTCAAAACCCAGCTGGCCGAAGTTCTGGTCAAGCACCGCGGCTTCGACAAGTCCAGGGCGGTCACCACCGCCGTCGAAATGCTCGAACGCGTCGGCATCCCCGAACCGGCCAAGCGCGCCAATGCTTACCCGCATGAAATGAGTGGCGGCATGCGCCAGCGCGTCATGATCGCCATGGCGCTGCTGTGCCAGCCCAAAATCCTCATCGCCGACGAGCCGACCACGGCGCTCGACGTGACGGTTCAGGCCCAGATGCTGGACCTCTTCAAGACCCTTACCGACGACTTCGGGACGTCGCTCGTGATCATCACCCATGATCTGGGTGTGGTGGCGGGCGTGGCTGACCGCATGATGGTGATGTATGGCGGCCGCGCGGTGGAGAAGGGCACGGTCGACGATCTCTTCTACGATCCGCGCCACCCCTATACGCTGGGCCTTCTGCATTCGACCCCGCATATCGCCAAGCGCGCCGAGCGGCTCGACCCGATCCAGGGCCTGCCGCCCAGCCTTGAAAACCTGCCCAAGGGCTGCTCGTTCAATCCGCGCTGCGCTTTCTGCTTTGACCGGTGCCTTGAAGAACGTCCGCCCCTGGCTCCGACCGCCGACGGTCGCGAAAAGGCGTGCTTCTACGAAGGCCCGCTGAAATACGGAGAGGTGGCGTAA
- a CDS encoding ABC transporter permease subunit, whose product MAGITGKDQVLTAYAKKLETLDPPKGRSLTQDAVRRLVRNKAAVVSIGLVVLIVLIAFIGPYFVPWGYSQVDWSNIRKPPDFDAGHFFGTDQNGRDMLARVLQGTQMSLTVALVATVVSVSIGVVYGAVAGYFGGRVDAIMMRIVDVMYALPYILFVIILMVMFGRNPVLLFVGIGCIEWLTMARIVRGQTLSIKEKEFVEAAKAGGAKPFTIIMRHIVPNLTGPVVIYATLTIPEIIIAESFLSYLGLGVQEPQTSLGTLISAGAPVAEVLPWMLLAPAGVLITLLLCLTYIGDGLRDALDPKDR is encoded by the coding sequence ATGGCTGGGATCACCGGAAAAGACCAGGTTCTGACGGCCTATGCCAAGAAGCTGGAAACGCTCGATCCGCCCAAGGGCCGCTCGCTGACCCAGGACGCCGTGCGACGCCTCGTGCGCAACAAGGCAGCCGTGGTGTCGATCGGGCTTGTCGTGCTGATCGTGCTGATCGCCTTCATCGGACCCTATTTCGTGCCTTGGGGCTATTCCCAGGTCGACTGGTCCAATATCCGCAAGCCGCCTGATTTCGATGCCGGCCACTTCTTCGGCACCGACCAGAACGGGCGCGACATGCTGGCGCGTGTGCTCCAGGGCACGCAGATGAGCCTGACCGTGGCGCTCGTCGCCACCGTGGTTTCGGTCAGTATCGGCGTCGTCTATGGCGCCGTGGCAGGCTATTTCGGCGGCCGGGTCGACGCCATCATGATGCGCATCGTCGACGTCATGTATGCGCTGCCCTACATCCTCTTCGTCATCATCCTGATGGTGATGTTCGGCCGCAATCCCGTGCTGCTCTTCGTCGGCATCGGCTGTATCGAATGGCTGACCATGGCGCGTATCGTGCGCGGGCAGACCCTCTCGATCAAGGAGAAGGAATTCGTCGAGGCCGCCAAGGCCGGCGGCGCAAAACCCTTCACCATCATCATGCGCCATATCGTGCCCAATCTGACGGGTCCGGTGGTGATCTATGCAACGTTGACCATTCCCGAGATCATCATTGCCGAGAGCTTCCTCTCCTATCTCGGCCTTGGTGTGCAGGAGCCGCAGACCTCGCTCGGCACGCTGATCTCCGCCGGTGCGCCGGTGGCAGAAGTCCTGCCCTGGATGCTCCTGGCGCCGGCAGGCGTGCTGATCACCCTGCTGCTCTGTCTCACCTATATCGGGGACGGCCTGCGCGACGCGCTCGACCCCAAGGATCGCTGA
- a CDS encoding peptide ABC transporter substrate-binding protein has product MKFTTAFKAVATAGAMALMMSTSASAVTLQLHNGGDPGTLDPHKASGDWENRVIGDYIEGLLTESPSAEAIPGQAESWEISEDGTVYTFKLRDGIQWSDGTPVTAGDFVYAFQRLFNPTTAADYAYLQFPIKNAEAINSGTITDLNELGVKAIDDKTLEITLEASTPFFLEALTHYTAYPVPKHLVEELGDDWTKVDNIIGNGPYLVKEWLPGSYVRSEKNADYYDAANVQIDEVYYHVLEDQAAALNRYRAGEFDILTDFPSDQYQWLQDNLPGEAHVTPFLGIYYYVMNQEEGQVLSDVRIREALSTTVVRDVIGPDILGTGELPAYGWVPPGTSNYVENAYHPAWADTPYEERVEKAKALMTEAGYGPDNPLTLQLRYNTNDNHQRIAVALAAMWEPLGIKIELFNAETAVHYDALRAGDFQIGRAGWLLDYNDPSNTLDLLKKGVDQAGTMNWGNNYGRYANEEFNALMTQASTELDLEARGKLLADAEKIAMDEFAAIPIYWYVSKDVVSPKISGFEANPKNIFRTRWLSKSE; this is encoded by the coding sequence ATGAAGTTCACCACAGCCTTTAAGGCGGTAGCGACCGCGGGCGCCATGGCGCTGATGATGAGCACCTCCGCTTCGGCGGTGACGCTGCAGTTGCACAATGGTGGCGACCCCGGCACCCTCGACCCCCACAAAGCTTCCGGCGACTGGGAAAACCGCGTCATCGGCGACTATATCGAAGGTCTGCTGACCGAGAGCCCGTCTGCCGAAGCCATCCCGGGCCAGGCCGAAAGCTGGGAAATTTCCGAGGACGGCACCGTCTACACGTTCAAGCTGCGCGATGGCATTCAGTGGTCCGACGGTACTCCGGTGACTGCTGGCGACTTCGTCTATGCCTTCCAGCGCCTGTTCAACCCGACCACCGCAGCTGACTACGCTTACCTGCAGTTCCCGATCAAGAACGCTGAAGCGATCAACTCGGGCACGATCACCGATCTCAACGAGCTCGGCGTCAAGGCCATCGACGACAAGACGCTCGAGATCACTCTCGAGGCCTCGACCCCCTTCTTCCTCGAAGCCTTGACCCACTACACCGCCTATCCGGTGCCAAAGCATCTCGTCGAAGAGCTTGGCGATGACTGGACCAAGGTCGACAACATCATCGGCAACGGCCCATACCTCGTGAAGGAATGGCTGCCGGGCTCTTATGTCCGCTCGGAAAAGAACGCCGACTATTACGACGCTGCCAATGTGCAGATCGATGAAGTCTACTACCACGTTCTCGAAGATCAGGCCGCAGCCCTCAACCGCTACCGCGCCGGTGAATTCGACATCCTGACCGACTTCCCGTCCGACCAGTACCAGTGGCTGCAGGACAACCTTCCGGGTGAAGCACACGTCACCCCGTTCCTGGGCATCTACTACTACGTGATGAACCAGGAAGAGGGCCAGGTCCTCTCCGACGTCCGCATTCGCGAAGCGCTTTCGACCACCGTCGTGCGTGACGTGATCGGCCCCGATATCCTGGGCACCGGCGAGCTTCCGGCCTATGGCTGGGTCCCGCCCGGCACGTCGAACTATGTCGAAAATGCCTATCATCCGGCATGGGCCGACACGCCCTATGAAGAGCGCGTCGAAAAGGCCAAGGCGCTGATGACCGAAGCCGGTTACGGCCCGGACAATCCGCTGACCCTGCAGCTGCGTTACAACACCAACGACAACCACCAGCGTATCGCTGTGGCGCTTGCCGCCATGTGGGAGCCGCTTGGCATCAAGATCGAGCTGTTCAACGCTGAAACCGCTGTTCACTACGACGCCCTGCGCGCCGGTGACTTCCAGATCGGCCGTGCCGGCTGGCTGCTCGACTACAACGATCCGTCCAACACGCTCGACCTCCTCAAGAAGGGCGTCGATCAGGCCGGCACGATGAACTGGGGCAACAACTATGGCCGCTATGCGAACGAAGAGTTCAATGCGCTCATGACCCAGGCCTCGACCGAGCTCGATCTCGAAGCACGCGGCAAGCTGCTTGCCGACGCTGAAAAGATCGCCATGGACGAATTCGCTGCCATCCCGATCTACTGGTACGTGTCCAAGGACGTCGTATCGCCCAAGATCTCGGGCTTCGAAGCGAACCCGAAAAACATCTTCCGCACCCGCTGGCTCTCGAAGTCGGAATAA
- a CDS encoding dipeptide ABC transporter ATP-binding protein yields MTPAPDTLIEIKDLKKTFSIATGLFSKKLRLTALENINFSVKKGETLGIVGESGCGKSTLGRCILQLIAPDEGQVLWLGQDLTKVPAEEMRKRRADLQIIFQDPLASLNPRMTVGEIIEDPLRTLKPELKKEERRARVFKIMEAVGLLPEMINRYPHEFSGGQAQRIGIARALITEPKLIVCDEPVSALDVSIQAQILNLLSELKDEFGLTLIFISHNLSVVRHVSDRILVLYLGRIVELATGDEIYEDPKHPYTRALLTAVPIPDPKLARLRNIDALKGEIPSPINPPSGCTFRTRCRFAQPRCAEIRPPLETLEGGRLVACIRWQEIEAPKEAVLGA; encoded by the coding sequence ATGACCCCGGCACCCGATACCCTCATCGAGATCAAGGATCTCAAGAAAACCTTCTCGATCGCCACCGGCCTCTTCTCCAAAAAGCTCCGGCTGACCGCGCTCGAAAACATCAATTTCTCGGTCAAGAAGGGCGAAACGCTCGGGATCGTGGGCGAAAGCGGCTGTGGCAAGTCCACGCTCGGCCGCTGTATCCTGCAGCTGATCGCGCCGGACGAGGGGCAGGTGCTCTGGCTCGGGCAGGATCTCACCAAGGTTCCGGCCGAGGAAATGCGCAAGCGCCGGGCAGATCTGCAGATCATCTTCCAGGATCCGCTGGCCTCGCTCAATCCGCGCATGACCGTGGGCGAGATCATCGAAGATCCGCTGCGCACGCTCAAGCCCGAGCTCAAGAAGGAAGAGCGCCGCGCCCGCGTCTTCAAGATCATGGAGGCCGTCGGCCTTCTGCCCGAGATGATCAACCGCTATCCGCACGAGTTTTCGGGCGGCCAGGCCCAGCGCATCGGGATTGCCCGCGCGCTGATCACCGAGCCAAAACTCATCGTCTGCGACGAGCCGGTTTCGGCGCTGGACGTGTCGATCCAGGCGCAGATCCTCAATCTCTTGTCCGAGCTCAAGGACGAGTTTGGCCTGACGCTGATCTTCATCTCGCACAATCTCTCCGTCGTGCGGCACGTCTCCGACCGCATCCTCGTGCTCTATCTTGGGCGCATCGTGGAACTCGCGACGGGCGACGAAATCTATGAGGATCCAAAGCACCCCTATACCCGTGCGCTGCTCACCGCCGTGCCGATCCCCGATCCAAAACTGGCAAGGCTGCGCAATATCGATGCCTTGAAGGGCGAAATTCCCTCGCCCATCAATCCGCCCTCGGGCTGCACTTTCCGCACGCGCTGCCGCTTCGCCCAGCCGCGCTGCGCCGAAATTCGCCCCCCGCTCGAAACGCTGGAAGGCGGGCGCCTGGTCGCCTGCATTCGCTGGCAGGAAATAGAAGCCCCCAAGGAAGCCGTCCTCGGCGCCTGA